The genomic segment taaaaccaccacatTGAAATTAAACAGCCagtattgatgaagaaactctagtaaaactgatgatctggctaaaaacacatttaccttTTATcaagtgtgagtgtgtatcATTGAAGAGtggtgataaaagtcctacagcagcatcacccaaagtaaacaccttctgataaagaaatgtgtaaaattggctgtttgttttacaggtttttctttcttttttttttttttttacattggatgatcactttagttgtcataatcagttcaatatttcatgaaaatctagacctaaaaataAAGGTTCAGTCTCCCTTCCCCTGGTCATTACCCCTGCCTGGACCCCCATCAAAACTTCCCTAGACCTGCCGCTGCATAGCTGAAATATAAaacctttctaccacctgtcaccTGTCAGAGagggtcctgccaaaaacaatacttagGGATAAATATGTACCAGTGTGAACCACAAGGTTTCCTCCTTCTCAATAAGTAAAatgcaagtaaaataaaaaataaataaatgcaacaagagagacgtactagcaacagaaaagcttatcagctgatcactgagaGCCAACATGATTCACCAAACAACAACTGATCACACTGATAACTTCCAAAACCTGTTGTGCAACTTAAATGAGAGCATTTACTGAATGTCTTGCAACACTACTCCAGCGCTGAGTAATAAAAAGATCACACTGGTAGCAAACAGCATGTCAGCAGTTTTTAgaagcagttttctctttatggCAGCTTTGCAGGATGATAAACAAGGTGCAGTTTAGGAAAATCAGTCCTGCCTTGTACGAACCTGTCAAAGTGTCAGCAAATCCACTACTGGATGGGTGTATACATTACTGGGCTACATAACGAAGTTATTAGAAAGAATTGCATTGAGAAAGTTGTGAATATCTCTCCCCGGTACGCAGAAAGTCTGGGGCAGGCCCAGAAAGTGTTCAGAAATAGGGTTCCTACTTGTTTTTAACACCTTGGACCATGGTGTTCATATCAAGATAAATGTTGACTAATTACTTTTTGTACACTATAAATGATAAAGAACTTGACCTGTAGAATCCCATTTCAAGGGGGGAGAATGAACCCTTCACAGTCATATCCCAAATTTTGTCACCCATGGTTTTGAATTGTCTTCCCATAAGGTTTTAATCACATATCAGGAGgatgaaccagaaccagaatttaTAGGTCATTTTGCATTGCAGTATTTTCATTAGCTGCTCATCTTCATATATCTTAAAAATGGTTACGCAGATTAAATTTAACATTGCAAACTTTGGACTGCTATTGTATTTGTCCTCggacatttagatttttagatGTATTATAGAATCATATCTACATTATATAAAGTTGAGTTTACTGAATCTTCATAAACTAAAAAGGCTTCGTCATTGCATGCGCTTGTCTGTCAGGTGATATGATTACACTGATGGAACACagtagctaaaaaaaaaaaaaaaaaaaatcatggtcCCTCATGCGGCTTTCCCCCTTGAGTCCTTTGCACTCACTGATTGGCCGAAACGTGCCGAAGGGCGTTACGTAAGTCACGCGGTCTGCGTATAAATACAAGCAACAAACAACCACCGCCTCACACCAGGGAAGAAATCTACAAGGAGTTCTCGCTTCAACAGTGTTTGAACGGAACTTCCTCTTTCGACTCGCTTTTCTCTCGACTATTCATCATTCCTGATCCGTAAATCTTTTGTACTTGAACACTACCGATAAAATCGACGTAGAGCTCTATTTTTGTAccgtttttgtttaaaaaaatagcaGAAAAACCGCCAGCCGAAATGGAGTCCCAAGTGCGTCAGAACTACCACCGTGACTGCGAGGCCGCCATCAACAGGATGGTCAACATGGAGCTGTTCGCCTCTTACACCTACACCTCCATGGTAAGAAGCTAACAAAGTCAGTAATTTTAGTGTCGTGtgcttaattttatttagtagGCCGTTATTGGGATGAAATGCTGTTTCACAACAAAAATATTGCATAATATCGGTTTTCAATGCATTTTTGGGCGTCTTGTTTATCGCTGACTGGTCTTTTGCCAGAGTAGAGAGAAACCAACACTGACACCCCCCGCCGCCGCCCATCCTTTTTTGCTGAAAAAGTGCTGTGTCATGCTTAGGTTGCTTCTCTCCACATTAGCCAACTGGTCATCAAGTCCAGGCCACTTGTTTGACTCATGTCCCTGACGACTGGAGAGCTACATAACTACCAGTTATAATACTGTTTATAGCTAAATGATGGCTGAGGTGTCCTAATAACTACTTGTCTGCTTTTTGTTCCTGTCCCTCCTGCAGGCCTTTTACTTCTCCCGTGATGATGTGGCCCTTCCAGGTTTTGCCCACTTCTTTAAGGAGAACAGTgatgaggagagggagcatGCTGAGAAGCTGCTTTCCTTCCAAAACAAGAGAGGAGGGCGCATCTTCCTCCAGGATGTGAAGGTCAGCACAAATTCTTGATTTAATGTATCATGCAGTTTGAGAAAATAGTTCAGAACAGTGTGCAATGTGTACTTTGAGacttaaatgttgtttaaaattgCAGAAACCTGAGCGTGATGAGTGGGGAAGCGGTCTGGAGGCCATGCAGTGTGCCCTGCAGCTGGAGAAGAACGTCAACCAGGCCCTGTTGGACCTGCACAAGCTGGCCTCTGATCATGTTGACCCTCATGTAAGTTGTATTAATAAGTTGGGTATAAGTAAAGTCGATTAACTCCTTGATACCATctaataagcatgtgttttcAGCTGTGTGACTTCCTGGAGACCCACTACCTGAATGAGCAGGTGGAAGCAATCAAGAAGCTTGGTGATCACATCACTAACCTGACCCGTATGGATGCCCACAACAACAAGATGGCGGAGTACCTGTTTGACAAACACTCCCTGGATGGCAAGAGCTAAATGTCTACATGTTATCTGCTTGCTTTAGAAGCAACTCCTTTCTGGTCCAGCTGTTCACATCACtgagcatcttttttttttttttttaattaaatcataagGTCTTGGAACATTTAGTGGCAAATGTATGTCATATGAAAGCTTGTTGTGACCTCTGATCTGTTCTGAATAAACATTTTGTGCTGGAATTTTGATCTCTTGGTCATGTCTGTTTGAAGAGTTAAAACCATGCAGGTAGCTCTGATTACATTTTAGTCCTCAGCAGGTTAAAGGAAACTGGACCAAACAAATCTACTCACTAATTGTGAGTTGATTAGGGAAGAAATCGGCATTAGAGGCCAACATGTCTTGCAGGATGACTCGTGTCACAATgaaaggtgtgtgtttttttttttttttttttttgtttttttttttttttcattccctGAGGGCTTTATCAACTTCAAAACTGGGTGTCTGACAATTGGCTAACTGGTTTGGACAAGCACTAAAATGCTTCTGTTACTTGACTGACCTTGTAGATGCAATTGCTGACAAGTTTTGCATTAATCTGAGTATTCAAAGTAAAAGGTATGGCATTTTGATAGAggataaaagatttaaaataagtGTTTAATACAAGAAACTTGGTAAACTTGAATATTGACAGACTAAAATATACCAAGGCAGGTAAAAGAATAAGCAGACTGGGGGAAACAAAAGTAGTAACTGTTTATAAGCAGTGTTCAGAAGTGCAGTGAATGCAACTACTTTTCAGTGCTGTAAAGCATTTTTACATGTAGATACTGAGAGgtttgtttttgtgacatttctggGTTTCTTCTGAGGTTTTATGTAATGTTGCCATCTGCTGGAGAAGCTCGGTACTGCACAGTAAAGATGCTTCTCTCCTGTCTTAAGATATTTCAGCGTTTAAGGAACAACTGAAGCTGACGTGAAAATTTGTGATATGTTAGATTATTAGGGAAGCTTTAGTTCCCCTACTACACTGAGCCAGACAACACAGCAGAGATGGATGCAGGCACGACGCCACAGCACGTCACTGGAAGAGCTTCTGTCATAGACAAATTAATGCTCACATGCTTAAGATCTTTTTGATTTTACAGAAATTTTTAGCACAGGATACTGTACATGTAAATATAGACTAATCTGTTTATGTTAATGCTCatatttttcctatattttGATACATTTTtgcttatattttcttttttgttaaagcATTGTAAATAGTTTGGTCCTTCATTTGCTTTAAATTCCCACTTACTTTGAGCAGAATAGACCAATCACAGCATTTTAATTAACAAATGAGGAAATGCTCAGTGATACGTTTCCACTTTGGTCTGCAGCTCTTCTACATGGATACTAGAGATTAAAAATGGACGTTgcatttgttaattttttctgGCGATGTAAAAAATATCCAAGGGAAATGAATGTAAATCTCAGTTTTGTATGTGTAATATTCTGTAAACCAAcgcaggaaaaataaaaataaaaatatcagtaaaaagctggaaaaaaaatctgaggaaAGCAAGAGCTTAAAATCATCTGCAGATTATTTCATTAATCCAGCCCAGTCTAGTATCACAAGTTAAAAGCACAGAAATATTAGCATGAGATGGTAACATTTTACTATTTACTGCGGTTTTGTATATAGCAGCAGAAATGtcacataaatatattttcatgtctaactttaattaaataaaggGAGAAATGCTTGGAGAACATTGGATCAAACTCTGTATTCTGGTGTGAAGCTTCATCAGtgtaacaccaccaccacccctccTACCCCTCTGAACGTAGCAGTTTTATGTTGTGCAGAATGAAGCTATGTTACgatttgcaaagaaaaatatgacCATAACATTTTTGGAACTGACATAGAATTATTGATCCTACAtgacaattttatttaaaacaaagaggTCAGTGTGTCAGGGtttaaaaaggcagaaagagccaTACTACGATTTTTAAGTACTAAAGTTTTAGAAATTTTGTAAGTTTTTGAGCTGTGAACTAACAACCGTTTTATGCTTTCTGGAGCGGGACTGCCATTAATGAATAAGTTAAATAGTTAAAGATAAAATCTATAATAATCAGGattgtcaaaaaaaaacaaaaaatcaaaacaaaataaaaaaacattcaactTCTTGCTGGACTAAAAAAAGACCCAACATagataatgttttttattaaaatcacagtttttttttttttttttagtaaaaattaaaatttgtgacgctgaaatgaatgaatttaactttaaaatgaacCATGTATAAGCCATGAacagatttaaagaaacataaaaatattaatgtacaTAAGACATTTAATCGAGGAAGTTAGCCACAGCTTCTTGAGTACTGGTCGGGTACGTTCAAATGAGAATATCTAATCTCATGGACTAATGAGGATCATAACTGTTATTTAGCAGACTATAGCAAACAAGCACCGTTCGACTTAAAACATGATCCCAACATTTAGAGTACATACAGAAAACATGGCTCCTCTCTCCAGAGATCCATCCAAAATCAACCTGTAATCTTAAATGTCGACGATTGTAAGTGGCATGTAGGTTTTTCCTTTCATACACACAATCTTTTATCAAAGAGTAatataaaaggaaataattctGTCCCACGATGGACTGTACTCAGCATCTCTTCTGGAAAACATGTGTGTCTGGATTCCCACAGCTTTCAGTACAGAGACAGTGAGAATAAAAAGTCCTGTACAATATACATTTAGAAGGAGAGATGAAGAATTAATTCAGAAAGTACTCTTGTTAGATTATACGTGGTTACATTATAGATAGCTGTGCCAGCAAACATGCCTCCTGTGAGCTGTGGTGGGCTTTCTGTAGGGCAGTGTGGGCAGGACAAACCCACGTAAAAACCAATGTTGGGCCCTTTGTTGGCAAACCAAACTGGCCCAAGTGGGACACCCCATATGTAGACCAAAGGGTATGTTGTGGGACTGTAGCTGGCCCCAATCTAGCGTTTCCTTTGCTGTGGGCCCCTCTGCCAGCATGAAATCTTGGGTCAAGAAAGGACACAATTACGGGTCACTGTTACAAAATGGGGCCACTTGTGGGGCCCTAATGGGACACGTTATACTCAGCCCCGTCAGTATGTTGAGTTCCCTACCTGCCCACTTTCAGCCACTGTGGGATTTTCTCCTGATGCCCCATGAGGGTCCCAACTCTGGTTACAAAGGGGCATATTTGCTGGGATTTGGCTAGATTATAACTTTCTGGAACACCATCCTCCAAGCAGATGCTAATTCTGGGTCTAAATGAAAAATTTAGCAAACATCTGTATCAGTTCTGACTtatcaaaattaattttatgtcAAATCAGCCCAAACTTAAATTTCATAATGACCCAACTTAAACATCCTAACAGCTGTTAACATTTGTACACTAATACATGTCCATGAAGTTCTGTTAAGAAAACATGCAGTTAAATGGTTCAATCATTTTGTTTATTGGCAGCTATTCTTGTCTCTGCAGCATTAATAACACAGTCTGAGTATATTCAACTCAGCCCAAGATGCCCGAGATAGGGAAGAGAGACAGGTTTGTTTGCATGTCGGATGCTGGAATAAACATGATCAGAAATGTTCTCTCGTCTTCAATATTTAAAGGACTTGTTCATGTTAAATAATGTAATGCAGTCTAACCTGGTTATACTAGCTCTTCACTGAAACAGGAATTTTGAAGTACACTTCAGTCACGACACGTTCTCAGTGAGCCAGATCTTGTTTCTGTTCCTcgtttttttatcttcacaaaGTGGTTCCAGCCAGCAACAGCTGAGGTCAGCATATCTGTGTCCACAAGTGTCCTCGGTCTCACTGCCACTTCCATGAAAGCAGAACAAAGTTACAGGAAACAGGAACAAAGCAACGCTGAGTCACAGCAATGACACAGCACAATCCTCCACTGAGCTTCATGCTAATTCTGtacagctaattgtgtaacATGACACAGCACAGATAGAAGGGAAACTGCTGAGTCACTTTGggtttaaaagttcaagaataTGTGGGAAAACGGAGTAAAGCCCAGTTAAAGGCACATGTTTAGCTTCCACTGTCCCAGGTGTGTGGAGAGAATCATGAGCTTATACTGAGGAGTTTCCCTGCAGCACCTGCATCATATAACTTACCTGGAATTTAACTGATTACACTAATAACTTCTAAAACCCGTAGTGCAACTTAACCGAGAACATTTACTGAGGTTGTTTTAAGATACGTGTATCATACTCATATATAAACCATTATATAATACTTTAtacttttaaatgtgcttttttgtACAGTGAAATACATAAAGATGTTTATTAGACAACATTTACTTTTCACCATCAATATTTAGATCAtatacagagagaataaaaaaaaagaaaaatggttgaCAGGTCTTATAAAAATAGAACCTCTCAAAGTGAATCTACTGTACTTTTCACCAGATGTAACATCTGCATTCGCTCTCCAACCCAGTGACTGTAGTTGGTGGTGTCTTATCCTTCCACTTACATAACATTAGCCATCTTATATATTTTGGGAGATTAACCATGGTAGAGCCCAGACTAAATATAAAGAATTGTGTTGAGAAAGTTGTGAATATCTTTCCCGAATTTTTAAATTTGGAcggttcttttgtttgtattaaGAAATTTAGATGCATTTTTTCATGTATGATAGACTCATATCTACAATATATATAGTTGAGTTTACTGAATCTTCATGTACTAAAATGCGTCGTCATTGCGTGTGCTTGACTGTCACCTGATCACTCTGATGGAACATTAcaccttacaaaaaaaaaaaaaaaaggatatgaTTCACCGTGGCTTTTTTCCTGTGTCCTTTGCACTCGCTGATTGGACGAAACGTGCCGAAGGACGTTACGTCAGTCACGAGGTCTGCGTATAAATACGGACAACAAACAACCACCGCCTCACACCAGGGAAGAAAGCTACAAGGAGTTCTTGCTTCAACAGTGTTTGAACGGAACTTCCTCTTTCGACCCACTTTTCTATCGACTATTCAGCATTTTTCATCCGTAAATCTTTTTCTACTTGAACACTACTAATTAAGTCGACGTAGAGCTCTATTTTTGTACCGTTTTTGTTAAGAAATAGCAGAAAAACCGCCAGCCGAAATGGAGTCCCAAGTACGTCAGAACTACCAACGCGACTGCGAGGCCGCCATCAACAGGATGGTCAACATGGAGCTGTTCGCCTCCTACACCTACACCTCCATGGTAAGAAGCTGACCAGGGTTCCAGTTACAGGGGAGCTACCCTGAAATGTAGAATAGCTtccctaaagacattcagctgatagTTTAAGGAGAAGCCAtaaaaatagtccactttcaggttacgtttaatttttcataaagGTTCCTGTTTATTGAATAATAGCGTTAATATGTCAGATTTGtgtgttaatttaattaaatattaccAGTGACACAGAACTatttgtttccttcagcaccgtgGACAGCAGCTTTGTTTGTTGTGCTGCGAGAgtccaaacaacaaaaactcgaTGTGCTGCCTTTTGTGCTCGTTAAATAACTCCCTCCCTGGTAGTGATGGTTTCATGAAGCCCCGTGAATGTGTTGAGTCTTTCTGGACAATTGCTTCGTGTTATTACAGTGTGTTATTACTCGAGGCACCATTTAACAGCTCATTTGGTGttactgacatctgctggtcatttgATGTCCGGCAGTCTGTAAACTGCATATCGgtggaaatgtaaacacaatgatgcaactgtattgtaaatctataaatatataaagttaTCTATCGTTTCAgcagtttaaagtttaaatcttATATTATTGGAATGTATCATATACAATCATTACCAAACTGctgatgtattttgttttagtttgtgcTGAATGTGTTGTATCACCTCGCTGTCACCTGGAATTACGCAGAGCGCAGAAGACGTTGGCTTCGttttggacacgccccctttacTCGACGCAGGCTTTGGGGCTTTTGTGTCAGACGTTAACATCACTGCTTCCAGGTTCTGATTAAACGCGCTACATACAGttgcagagattttttttcctcccagtaGTAACTATATTTTTGACCATGCAATGTGCACTAATAGATATGTGCGCACGCACGTGCAGTGTAAAAGTCGCCATGCGGACTCGAAAATAGGCCTCCTACTAAGGTCTATTGTCTTAGACTATTGTCTAAGTGCATGTGCTTTGTTCAGAAgtcagtgtttaataagaaataTTGCATAATGTCGATTTTCAGTGCATTTTGGTGTCTTGTTTATTACTGATTGGTCGGTTGCCAGATGAGTAGTCTACTAGTTTATCATTGTTTAGAGCTAAAAGATGGCTGAGGTGTCCTAATAACTACTTGTCTGCTTTTGTTCCTCTCCCTCCTGCAGGCCTTTTACTTCTCCCGTGATGATGTGGCCCTTCCAGGCTTTGCCCACTTCTTCAAGGAGAACAGTgatgaggagagggagcatGCTGAGAAGCTGCTTTCCTTCCAGAACAAGAGAGGAGGGCGCATCCTCCTCCAGGATGTGAAGGTCAGCACAAATTCATGATTTAATGTATCCTTCACACTTTAAGAAAATGGTTCAGAACAGTGTGCAATGTGAACTTTGAGacttaaatgttgtttaaaattgCAGAAACCCGAGCGTGACGAGTGGGGAAGCGGTCTGGAGGCCATGCAGTGTGCCCTGCAGCTGGAGAAGAAGGTCAACCAGGCCCTGCTGGATCTGCACAAGCTGGCCTCTGCTTATGCAGACCCTCATGTAAGTTGTATTAATAAGTTGGGTATAAGTAAAGTCTAATAACTCCTTCATACCATctaataagcatgtgttttcAGCTGTGTGACTTCCTGGAGACCCACTACCTGAATGAGCAGGTGGAAGCAATCAAGAAGCTTGGTGATCACATCACTAACCTGACCCGCATGGATGCCCACAACAACAAGATGGCGGAGTACCTGTTTGACAAACACTCCCTGGATGGCAAGAGCTAAAGGCCTACATGTTATCTGCAGGCTTTAGAAGCAACTCCTTTCTGGTCCAGCTGTTCACATCACTGAGCATTTTCAATTTAAGTTAAATGATAAGGTCTTGGAAGATTTACTGGCAACTACATGTCATGTGAAAACTTGTTGTGACCTCTGATCTGTTCAGAATAAACAGTTTGTGCTGGAATTTTGGCTTCTTGGTCATGTCTGTTTGAAGTGTGTAAACCACATGGGTAGCTCTGATTGCATTTTAGTGATTCTCAGCTggataaaagaaaactgaatcaaaatttttatttcttcattgcAGTTGTGACTTAATGACTAAGTCCTATTCTAAGGTTTAATAAGCAATGCTGCACAATCAACAATTTTGATCTCGGTCATGTCTGTTTGAAGAGTTAAACCATGCACGTAGCTCTGTCATTTTAGTGATTTTTCAGCTAGTTAAACAAAATGGAATCAAACCTTTAATTTACTCACTGTAATTGTAAGTTGATTAGGAAAGGAATCCGCTTCAGAGGCCAGAATGTTTTGTGGGATGACTCATTTCACAatgaaatgagtttttttttattatttatttattttttttattttattttattctgaggGCTTTATCAACTTTACAACTGGGTGTCTGACATTTGGCAGTTGTGGTTTGGAGAACCACTGAAACACATCACTCCTGTTACGCTGGACTGACCTTGAAAATGCAAGCGCTGACAGGAAGTTTTAATCTGTATATTCAAAGTAAAAGGCATGGCATTTTGATAGAGAACAAAAGGCTTCAAGTGTTACAAAAAACTTCAGATTATGTAAACTTAGATAATTACAAAGACTAAACTATACCGAGGCTGAAAGAAAATAAGCAGACTTGGGGAAACAAAAGTAGTAACTGTTTATAAGCAGTGTTCAAAAGTCCAGTGAATGCAACTACTTTTCAGTGCTGTAAAGCATTTTAACATGTAGATACTGAGAGgtttgtttttgtgacatttctggGTTTCTTCTGAGGTTTTATGTAATGTTGCCATCTGCTGGAGAAGCTCGGTACTGCAGAGTAAAGATGCTTCTCTCCTGTCTTAAGATATTTCAGCGTTTAAGGAACAACTGAAGCTGACGTGAAAATTTGTGATATTTTAGAATATTAGGGAAGCTTTAGTTCCCCTACTACACTaactggttctggatcctgcaGATATAGACTAATCTGTTTATGTTAATGCTCatatttttcctatattt from the Melanotaenia boesemani isolate fMelBoe1 chromosome 2, fMelBoe1.pri, whole genome shotgun sequence genome contains:
- the LOC121629197 gene encoding ferritin, middle subunit, which translates into the protein MESQVRQNYHRDCEAAINRMVNMELFASYTYTSMAFYFSRDDVALPGFAHFFKENSDEEREHAEKLLSFQNKRGGRIFLQDVKKPERDEWGSGLEAMQCALQLEKNVNQALLDLHKLASDHVDPHLCDFLETHYLNEQVEAIKKLGDHITNLTRMDAHNNKMAEYLFDKHSLDGKS
- the LOC121629208 gene encoding ferritin, middle subunit-like; protein product: MESQVRQNYQRDCEAAINRMVNMELFASYTYTSMAFYFSRDDVALPGFAHFFKENSDEEREHAEKLLSFQNKRGGRILLQDVKKPERDEWGSGLEAMQCALQLEKKVNQALLDLHKLASAYADPHLCDFLETHYLNEQVEAIKKLGDHITNLTRMDAHNNKMAEYLFDKHSLDGKS